A region of the Muricauda sp. MAR_2010_75 genome:
GCTTTCTAATAACAAATATGATTTTATTTTCGTCGAAAGGAAAGATATTGTTGTAGGTGGCACCAAAAGTGTTGTGAAATGGCTTTCTTTGTATACACCAAGTGGGGAATAATAGCTATGAACACTGGTTTTTACTACATTTGCGCTTCAAAATTTGGATATGGCGGAAGAAGCTAAATCATTGAACTTTATAGAGCACATCATTGAAGATGACTTGCGAAATGGATACAAAAGGGATGAACTTCGTTTTCGGTTTCCCCCTGAGCCTAACGGGTATCTTCACATTGGCCATGCAAGTTCTATTTGCTTGAATTTTGGATTGGGTTTGCGATACAACGCCCCGGTAAACCTTCGATTTGATGATACCAACCCGGCAAAGGAGGAAAAAGAGTATGTGGAAGCAATAAAGAACGACGTGTCCTGGCTTGGTTATGAGTGGGATACGGAGTGTTATGCATCAGATTACTTTCAGCAGTTGTATGATTGGGCCGTTGCGCTGATCAAGCAAGGAAAGGCGTATGTGGACAGTCAAACTTCAGAGGAAATAGCCGATCAAAAGGGGACTCCAACCGAACCTGGAACGGAAAGCCCATATCGAGACCGCTCTGTTGAAGAGAATTTGAAGTTGTTCGAGGGTATGAAGAATGGGGAGTTCAAGGAAGGCGCCCATGTGCTCCGAGCCAAAATCGATATGGCAGCTCCCAATATGTTAATGCGTGATCCTGTAATGTACCGGATTCTTCATAAAGCGCACCATCGCACAAATACCGATTGGTGTATTTATCCAATGTATGATTGGACCCATGGGGAAAGCGATTATATAGAACAAGTCTCCCACTCCTTGTGTACACTGGAGTTTTTACCACATAGAGAACTGTATGATTGGTTTTTAGACCAATTGGTATCAGAGAATAAATTACGCCCAAAACAAAGAGAATTTGCCCGAAGAAACCTCAGTCATACGGTAGTGAGCAAGCGAAAACTGCTCCAGTTAGTGGAAAAAGGTGTTGTTGAAGGCTGGGACGACCCGAGAATGCCCACTATTTCCGGTTTGCGTAGAAGGGGATATACCCCGGAATCCATTAAGAATTTTGCAGATACCATTGGTATAGCCAAGCGTGAAAATGTGGTTGATGTTTCCTTGTTAGAATTCCATGTGCGTGAGCATTTGAACAAAATTGCACCTCGGGTGATGGCAGTCCTTAATCCATTAAAGTTGGTCATTACCAATTATGAAGAAGGAAAAGAGGAATGGCTTGAAGCTGAGAACAATCCGGAGGATGAATCAGCCGGTAGCAGACAAGTACCATTTTCCAGGGAGCTTTACATTGAGCAAGAAGATTTTAGAGAGGAAGCCAACCGTAAATTTTTTCGATTAAAATTAGGTGGCGAAGTTCGTTTAAAAAATGGATTCATCATTAAGGCAGATAGTTGCACCAAAAATGCTGATGGTACTGTTGTGGAAGTGCAATGTACATATGATCCAAAAAGTAAAAGTGGATCAGGAACGGAGGAGAGCTTGCGTAAAGTGAAAGGTACTTTGCATTGGATTTCAATTCCTCACGCCGTGACCGCAGAAGTTCGGTTATACGACCGTCTTTTTAATGACCCTACCCCTGATGGACATAAGGACAAGGATTTTATGGATTTCGTTAACCCAGATTCTTTGGAAAAGGTTACGGGGTATTTGGAGCCAAGTTTAAAAGAGGTTCACCCAGGTGATCAATTTCAGTTTCAACGATTGGGATATTTTAATGTGGATAAGAATTCAACACCCGACAATCCCATTTTTAATCGAACAGTTACTTTGAGGGACACTTGGGCCAAATTGGAACAAAAAAACTAGTATAAGTTTTTCTTATTCCAGAGCGCCAAAACCATTCGGTTTATTTATTAAAAATGGCTTGTTTTAAGGCGTTTTAATGGGCTTTTGTAAAAGGGCCATCCAATTCTAAGGATTCATTTGCGATCTTTCACCACAAACCGTTCAATCAAGGATTTCGCCGTGAAGTGGTGATTTGGGCCATCCAAAGATTTTTAAGTAAGAAATTTCAGTATAGAAATGGAAAAGGGAGCAAATTTGCTCCCTTTTTTTAGCTAGAGTTACATCGAGCCTGCCTTTGTCAGCAGACAGGCGCAGTCGACATTAATTATTCTTCTTTCTTTTTGTTATGTTGTTTCATGGCTTCTCCAATTTGGTTGCTTGCCGTAAAGGACGCCACCATGTTGTTTAGCATATCGCTTCCTGCTTGTGGAGAATTGGGTAACAATATTAAATTGGTATTAGTTTCCTCACCAATGGCCTGAAGGGTATCATAATGTTGGGTAACCACAATTAAAGCAGAAGCTTCTTGCGAATTTATTCCAACCTTATTCAATACTTCTACCGATTCTTCCAGACCTCGGGCAATTTCTCTACGCTGATCGGCAATACCCTGACCTTGCAGTCTTTTGCTTTCCGCTTCAGCCTTTGCTTTTTCCACGATTAGGATTCTTGCGGCGTCGCCTTCAAATTGGGCCGCAATCTTTTCACGTTCTGACGCATTAATTCGGTTCATGGCGGCTTTCACTTGGGCATCAGGGTCGATATCGGTCACTAGAGTTTTTATGATGTCATACCCGTAATCCAGCATGGCATCCTGCAATTCCGTTTTTACCGCGATGGCAATATCATCTTTTTTTACAAAGACATCGTCCAACTTCATTTTTGGGACTTCGGCACGGACCACATCAAACACATAAGAGGTAATTTGGTCATGGGGATATTCCAGTTTATAAAAGGCCTCGTAGACCTTTTCTTTGATGACCACGTATTGCACGGAAACTTTTAGTTTTACAAAAACATCATCCAAGGTCTTGGTCTCAACAATAACGTCCAACTGTTGGATTTTTAGACTTAGCCTTCCGGCAATTCGGTCCACAATGGGAATTTTCATCTGTAGCCCCGAGTTACGGATGCTTTGAAATCTACCGAACCGTTCTATAAGAACCGCGGTCTGTTGCTTTACAATAAAAAAGAACTTAAAAAGAATAATAAGCCCTATAAAAAGAATCGGGATGAATAAATAGTTGCCCATGGCCTTTAGATTTTATGTTAGAAATGGAAATTACGAAACTCTCTAACATATAGGTAGGCAACCGTCAAGTTTTGTTACATATTCGTCAATTGGCAAGTGCGGAAATCGCATTTTTGATGCGCTGAATGCTTTCTTCTTTTCCGATAAGCTCCAAGATATCGAATAAATGGGGCCCTTTCATGTCACCCACAATGACCAGCCGGAATGGAGGCATCACTTTTCCGAAGGAAAGTTCTTTTTTGCCAATCCAATCTTTGACAATGGTTTCAATGTTTGAAGAAGTGAAATCCGTAATCCCTTCCAAAATGGAAACGACTTCGCCCATGATTTCGGGGGTATCTTCTTTCCATTGTTTTTTAACGGCCTTTTCGTTATATGAGGTTGGACTTTCAAAAAAGTAATTGCCCAAATCCCAAAAGTCGGAAACAAAACTTGCCCGTTCCTTAATCAAGGAAACGACTTTGGTGACGTAGTCTTTTGTGGCATCGACGGATTTGGATGATAATTGCTGTATAAACAATTCAGCAAGCGCTACATCGTTTTTTCGTTGTAGCCACTGTTGATTATACCAATTGTTCTTTTCTGGGTCAAACCGCGCACCTGATTTGTTCACGCGTTCCAGGCCAAAAGCATTGATCAACTCTTCCAGGGAAAATATTTCTTGTTCCGTTCCGGGGTTCCACCCCAAAAGCGCTAAGAAATTCACCACAGTTTCTGGGAAAAAACCAGCTTCTCGGTAGCCTTCGGATTCGTTCCAAGATAAGGGAAAAACCGGAAAGCCCCCTTTTTCTCCATCACGCTTGCTCAATTTTCCTTTTCCAACCGGTTTCATGATCAAGGGTAAGTGGGCAAATTGTGGTGCTTGCCACCCAAAGGCATCATACAAAAGTTGGTGTAAAGCCAAAGAGGGCAACCATTCCTCACCCCGAATTACATGCGTAATCTGCATCAGGTGATCGTCCACGATGTTGGCCAAGTGATAGGTGGGCATACCATCGCTTTTGAACAAAACTTTATCATCCAAAACGTTGGTATCTATTTTAATTTCACCACGGATGATATCATTCAATACCAGTTCTTGGTCTTGTGGTGATTTGAAGCGAATCACATATTCTTCACCTGCATCCAATTTGATCTTTACTTCTTCATGAGTTAGGGACAACGAATTGGAAAGCTTCAATCGGTTATGCCAATTATAGATGAAGGTCTTTCCCTTTGCCTCATGGTCTTTTCTATGGAAATCCAATCGCTCTGCCGTATCAAAAGCATAATACGCTTTCCCTTTTTCAATGAGTTCCAACGCATAATCTTTATAGAGATTTTTGCGCTCGCTTTGTCGGTATGGACCAAAATTGCCTTCTTTTCCTGGGCCTTCATCAAAAGGAATCCCACACCAATTCAATGCTTCAATAATGTATTGCTCGGCACCATCAACATAACGGTTTTGATCGGTGTCCTCAATACGAAGGATAAAATCACCCTTGTGTTTTTTGGCAAACAGGTAGTTGAAAAGAGCGGTTCTTAGACCGCCAATATGTAAAGGCCCGGTGGGGCTGGGGGCAAATCGTACCCGAACAGTGTCACTCATGGTTCATGCGCTTGAGGCGCAAAGATACACTGCCTGTTATGATTTTGAAAAGGGATTCTGTTCATGTTTTCCAATTGGTGAATGGACTGATAGTTAAGGTTTAACAAAAATTTTCAGATGAATTCCCTTGTATCGGGTATCTTGGTGGTAAAAATTACTTGTTTTGGGCAGTTATCAGGACATTTTAAACAAGTTGGAACGCTTCACCAGGAAGTACTACACCAAGCAATTGATCAAGGGAAGCTTGCTTTTTGTAACCCTGGGATTATTGTTTTGGATGGCGGTCATGTCCTTGGAATATTTACTTTGGCTCAGTAACGGATGGCGTCTGACCTTGTTTTTGTTGTTTATTGTTGTAGAACTTTTTTTGCTCTACCAGTTTATAGCCGTTCCGTTGTCGTATTTGTTTCGATTGCGAAAGGGTATTGATAATCGTGAAGCTTCTTTGCTCATCGGAAAGCACTTTCCCGAAGTGGATGACAGACTGCTCAACTTGCTTGAACTTTCAGAGAACCCTAAAAAGTCGGACTTATTGCTGGCCAGTATTGAGCAACGCGCCAATGGCCTTGGTCCGGTCCCTTTTGTAGAAGCCATCAATTTTAAGGATAGTTATAAGTATGCCAAGTTTGTGTTGATTCCTTTGGGCTTATTGGGTTTTATA
Encoded here:
- a CDS encoding glutamine--tRNA ligase/YqeY domain fusion protein, which produces MAEEAKSLNFIEHIIEDDLRNGYKRDELRFRFPPEPNGYLHIGHASSICLNFGLGLRYNAPVNLRFDDTNPAKEEKEYVEAIKNDVSWLGYEWDTECYASDYFQQLYDWAVALIKQGKAYVDSQTSEEIADQKGTPTEPGTESPYRDRSVEENLKLFEGMKNGEFKEGAHVLRAKIDMAAPNMLMRDPVMYRILHKAHHRTNTDWCIYPMYDWTHGESDYIEQVSHSLCTLEFLPHRELYDWFLDQLVSENKLRPKQREFARRNLSHTVVSKRKLLQLVEKGVVEGWDDPRMPTISGLRRRGYTPESIKNFADTIGIAKRENVVDVSLLEFHVREHLNKIAPRVMAVLNPLKLVITNYEEGKEEWLEAENNPEDESAGSRQVPFSRELYIEQEDFREEANRKFFRLKLGGEVRLKNGFIIKADSCTKNADGTVVEVQCTYDPKSKSGSGTEESLRKVKGTLHWISIPHAVTAEVRLYDRLFNDPTPDGHKDKDFMDFVNPDSLEKVTGYLEPSLKEVHPGDQFQFQRLGYFNVDKNSTPDNPIFNRTVTLRDTWAKLEQKN
- a CDS encoding SPFH domain-containing protein, translated to MGNYLFIPILFIGLIILFKFFFIVKQQTAVLIERFGRFQSIRNSGLQMKIPIVDRIAGRLSLKIQQLDVIVETKTLDDVFVKLKVSVQYVVIKEKVYEAFYKLEYPHDQITSYVFDVVRAEVPKMKLDDVFVKKDDIAIAVKTELQDAMLDYGYDIIKTLVTDIDPDAQVKAAMNRINASEREKIAAQFEGDAARILIVEKAKAEAESKRLQGQGIADQRREIARGLEESVEVLNKVGINSQEASALIVVTQHYDTLQAIGEETNTNLILLPNSPQAGSDMLNNMVASFTASNQIGEAMKQHNKKKEE
- the gltX gene encoding glutamate--tRNA ligase; translated protein: MSDTVRVRFAPSPTGPLHIGGLRTALFNYLFAKKHKGDFILRIEDTDQNRYVDGAEQYIIEALNWCGIPFDEGPGKEGNFGPYRQSERKNLYKDYALELIEKGKAYYAFDTAERLDFHRKDHEAKGKTFIYNWHNRLKLSNSLSLTHEEVKIKLDAGEEYVIRFKSPQDQELVLNDIIRGEIKIDTNVLDDKVLFKSDGMPTYHLANIVDDHLMQITHVIRGEEWLPSLALHQLLYDAFGWQAPQFAHLPLIMKPVGKGKLSKRDGEKGGFPVFPLSWNESEGYREAGFFPETVVNFLALLGWNPGTEQEIFSLEELINAFGLERVNKSGARFDPEKNNWYNQQWLQRKNDVALAELFIQQLSSKSVDATKDYVTKVVSLIKERASFVSDFWDLGNYFFESPTSYNEKAVKKQWKEDTPEIMGEVVSILEGITDFTSSNIETIVKDWIGKKELSFGKVMPPFRLVIVGDMKGPHLFDILELIGKEESIQRIKNAISALAN